The genomic window GGTAGATACGCTACCGATAGTTTTTAAAGCTTCAGCTTTAAACCTTCATGCGTTGCTTTAAAACCTAACCGTTCATAAAACCTTAACGCATCTGGTCTTTTTTTATCAGTTGTCAGTTGTACTAAATGACAACCACGTGCTTCTGCACGTTGAATTGCCCATTTTATAAGTTCAGTACCTACACCCTTACCTCTTACAGAAGCTGATGTTCTCGCTCCTTCGATAGTAGCTCTCCATCCACCTTGATGTGTTATATAAGGCGTAAAAGTAATTTGTTGTACCCCAATCACTTCTTTACCGTCACAAGCCACTACTAACTCGTTATTAGGGTCAGATGTAATAGCCTCAAATGCTTTTATGTAATTATTGGGAAGTGGATGCTCATAACGTTCACGTTTACTTCCCAAATCATCATCACCAAGCATTGCAACAATACTGTCTAAACCTTTTTCAGTAGCCATTCTAAACCATATTTCTGTATTCAATCAAATCCCCCCTCTTGCAAAGAAGCCAAAAAACGCTTCTCTACTAAGAATTGCTCAAAAACCGAAACCAAAATCAATATGTATAGGGAGCATTGAAAGTTTCGTTCATATCAGTACATTTCTTCACAATTTTTTCTATACACTTTAACATAAATATCCAATTCCCTTTTAAGTATTATTTAACAATATGGCCCGATTGCTGAATAGATTGATTGGGCTTTTTTAAAACAACTTTACTGTTACAATATCGACATTATTATGATTTAAACAATTTTAATATCATGAAACATTAAGAAAAATGGCCCTCACCATATTCAGTATTTTTGTTTCATTTTTCAACATATTAAGTAAATTTATGTCAATTAAAATGACACGAATTTACTTAATAAAAAAGAAAAAAACCTTATTCAAAGGTTATCTGATTTAAGTATTCTTGTGTCGTTCGTCATCTTTACCTCTATTAAAGACAATTTGCTCCAATCAATAAATTGAACACTATTTTCTATAATTTCATTTACATATAATTTATTTATTTTTGCTATTTGTTTAATTTCCATAATTAACATTTGATCATACGTAGTTTTAAATTGAACCCGATCCTTAGGTCTAGATTGAACATTTATCGAAATAGATTCTTGGTCCAAAAGATTTTTTAATCCGTTTTCAAGTAAGTAATTTACAGATGTTCTATGTTCTCCAGCTTTAACTTTTAACGAATTCAAGATTAATTTACTTATATTTGTTCTAAATGATATTCTGGTATTCTTTGATGAATGGACTAATTTCCCATTAGATAGATTCCACCTTGGTATATCCTCAGTATCTTCTACAAAATAAAAATTGTCAGAGTGCTGTGTCATAAATATTCTCTTATGTACAATAAAATTATCATTATTT from Bacillus sp. DTU_2020_1000418_1_SI_GHA_SEK_038 includes these protein-coding regions:
- a CDS encoding GNAT family N-acetyltransferase, encoding MATEKGLDSIVAMLGDDDLGSKRERYEHPLPNNYIKAFEAITSDPNNELVVACDGKEVIGVQQITFTPYITHQGGWRATIEGARTSASVRGKGVGTELIKWAIQRAEARGCHLVQLTTDKKRPDALRFYERLGFKATHEGLKLKL